The sequence GCTTGGGGTCGAACAGGATGGGCAAAAAGTGAATGCTGCGCGTCTCCCGAAAGTAAAACAAGATGGGCACCCTGGCCCAGAAAATGCGCCAGTTTTGCCAGTCGGTATAGGGAAAGCGCCGGATGCAGTTACCAGCGCGATAAACATCTAGGGCGGTTGCTGTGAACTGCAGCCGGATCGTGGCCGTTTGATAGGTCAAAAACAAGGCAAACAGCGCCATCGCACCCCCCAGCCAAGGCTGGACGAGCGCGACCCCTATCGCGATCGCCACCAGCGCCAGCGGCAAGCGATAGTTAGGCGCTAGCGTGCCATCGGGGTCGGCGGCGTCCAATGGTCCCCCCGTTGCAATCGCACCTGCTCTCTATTGTAGGGACAACCTACAGATTGCCCGATAGGGCTTGGCCCGGTCCTTGGAACATGACCCAAGACAGAAAGAAATTCGTTACGAAGATCGCCAGCAGGGCTGTTACCACCGCTGTTGTAGTTGATTGACCGACTCCTTTAGCACCGCCAGTAGTGGTCAACCCCCAACTGCAGCCAATAATGGCGATC is a genomic window of Cyanobacteria bacterium QS_8_64_29 containing:
- a CDS encoding DUF3119 domain-containing protein, which translates into the protein MATGGPLDAADPDGTLAPNYRLPLALVAIAIGVALVQPWLGGAMALFALFLTYQTATIRLQFTATALDVYRAGNCIRRFPYTDWQNWRIFWARVPILFYFRETRSIHFLPILFDPKRLRACLTQHCPHQ